Proteins from a genomic interval of Pseudomonas asplenii:
- a CDS encoding Crp/Fnr family transcriptional regulator, whose translation MEVSAWRSRLLTGHWFSNLPAHLQDSLLAAAKGRRLTPGQRLFKRGDPPCGLYAVLEGSVRVGSVSEKGKEALLSVIELPYWFGEISLFDGLPRTHDAYAASHTILLQVPQGALLQLLEEHPEYWRHFALLMSQKLRLTFIGLEQLSLLPARARLVHRLLQIAEGYGELNHSRQLIPLAQEQLAAMLSLSRQTTNQILQGLQDEGILHLNYGEIEITDLARLRAAAED comes from the coding sequence ATGGAAGTATCTGCCTGGCGCTCGCGCCTGCTGACGGGTCACTGGTTCAGCAATCTGCCGGCTCATTTACAGGATAGCCTGCTGGCTGCGGCCAAGGGCCGGCGCCTGACGCCAGGCCAACGACTATTCAAGCGCGGTGATCCGCCCTGTGGCCTGTATGCGGTGCTCGAAGGCTCGGTGCGGGTCGGTTCGGTCAGCGAAAAGGGCAAGGAGGCCCTGCTGAGCGTGATCGAGTTGCCGTACTGGTTCGGTGAGATTTCCCTGTTCGACGGCTTGCCGCGTACCCACGATGCCTATGCGGCCAGCCACACCATCCTGCTGCAGGTGCCGCAGGGGGCCTTGCTGCAGCTGTTGGAAGAGCATCCCGAATACTGGCGGCATTTCGCCTTGCTGATGAGTCAGAAACTGCGCCTGACCTTTATCGGCCTGGAGCAGTTGAGCCTGCTGCCCGCCCGGGCGCGGCTGGTGCATCGGCTGCTGCAGATCGCCGAGGGGTATGGCGAACTCAATCACTCGCGCCAACTGATCCCGCTGGCCCAGGAGCAGTTGGCGGCGATGCTGTCGCTGTCGCGTCAGACCACCAATCAGATCCTTCAGGGGTTGCAGGACGAGGGCATCCTGCACCTGAACTATGGCGAGATCGAAATCACCGATTTGGCGCGCTTGCGGGCTGCGGCCGAGGACTGA
- a CDS encoding Mpo1 family 2-hydroxy fatty acid dioxygenase, whose product MKNLVEHLSQYAEYHRDPRNIASHFIGIPLIVIAVATLLSRPGWPVAGLWLTPAVLLTVASAWFYLRLEVALGVLMTVLLGLSVWLGQIIAAQSTMVWLSTGIGLFVVGWIIQFVGHYYEGRKPAFVDDLSGLIVGPLFVVAELAFLLGLRKALKQAIEARTGVVRLREKRAAV is encoded by the coding sequence ATGAAAAACCTCGTCGAGCATCTCAGTCAATACGCGGAGTACCACCGTGATCCGCGAAACATCGCCAGCCACTTCATCGGTATTCCGCTGATCGTGATCGCTGTCGCGACACTGCTGTCACGCCCGGGATGGCCGGTGGCCGGGCTCTGGCTGACTCCGGCGGTGCTGCTGACGGTGGCCTCGGCCTGGTTCTATCTGCGCCTGGAAGTGGCCTTGGGAGTGCTGATGACCGTACTGCTCGGCCTATCCGTTTGGCTAGGCCAGATCATTGCGGCGCAGAGCACGATGGTCTGGTTGAGCACCGGGATCGGCCTGTTCGTGGTCGGCTGGATCATCCAGTTCGTCGGGCATTACTACGAGGGACGCAAGCCGGCATTCGTCGACGACCTGAGCGGGTTGATCGTCGGGCCGTTGTTCGTGGTGGCCGAATTGGCCTTTCTGCTGGGTTTGCGCAAGGCGCTCAAGCAGGCAATCGAGGCGCGGACGGGAGTGGTGCGGTTGCGCGAGAAGCGCGCGGCGGTCTGA
- a CDS encoding sulfate/molybdate ABC transporter ATP-binding protein, whose translation MSIEVRNVSKNFNAFKALNSINLDINSGELVALLGPSGCGKTTLLRIIAGLETPDAGNIVFHGEDVSGHDVRDRNVGFVFQHYALFRHMTVFDNVAFGLRMKPKNQRPNESQIATKVHELLNMVQLDWLADRYPEQLSGGQRQRIALARALAVEPKVLLLDEPFGALDAKVRKELRRWLARLHEDINLTSVFVTHDQEEAMEVADRIVVMNKGVIEQIGSPGEVYENPASDFVYHFLGDSNRLYLGEDNHVLFRPHEVSLSRHELEDHHAAEVRDIRPLGATTRVTLKVEGQSELIEAEVVKDHDSLIGLARGETLFFKPKVWQKLASV comes from the coding sequence ATGTCGATCGAAGTCCGTAACGTCAGCAAGAACTTCAATGCCTTCAAGGCCCTGAACAGCATCAACCTGGATATCAACAGCGGCGAGTTGGTGGCCCTGCTCGGCCCGTCCGGCTGCGGCAAGACCACCCTGCTGCGGATCATCGCCGGGTTGGAAACCCCGGATGCCGGCAACATCGTGTTCCATGGCGAAGACGTGTCCGGCCATGACGTGCGTGATCGCAACGTCGGGTTCGTGTTCCAGCATTACGCGCTGTTCCGCCACATGACGGTATTCGACAACGTCGCCTTCGGCCTGCGCATGAAACCGAAGAACCAGCGGCCGAACGAAAGCCAGATCGCCACCAAGGTCCATGAGTTGTTGAACATGGTGCAACTGGACTGGCTGGCCGACCGTTACCCGGAGCAACTGTCCGGTGGCCAGCGCCAGCGCATCGCCCTGGCCCGTGCCCTGGCGGTGGAGCCCAAGGTGCTGCTGCTGGACGAGCCGTTCGGCGCGCTGGACGCCAAGGTCCGCAAGGAACTGCGCCGCTGGCTGGCGCGGCTGCACGAAGACATCAACCTGACCTCGGTGTTCGTGACCCACGACCAGGAAGAGGCGATGGAAGTGGCCGACCGCATCGTGGTGATGAACAAGGGCGTGATCGAGCAGATCGGCTCGCCGGGCGAGGTCTACGAGAACCCGGCCAGCGATTTCGTCTACCACTTCCTCGGTGACTCCAACCGCCTGTACCTGGGCGAGGACAACCACGTGCTGTTCCGTCCGCACGAAGTGTCGCTGTCACGGCATGAGCTGGAGGATCACCATGCCGCCGAAGTGCGCGACATCCGTCCGCTGGGCGCGACCACCCGGGTCACGCTGAAGGTCGAGGGCCAGAGCGAATTGATCGAGGCCGAAGTGGTCAAGGACCACGACAGCCTGATCGGTTTGGCGCGGGGCGAGACGCTGTTCTTCAAGCCGAAGGTCTGGCAGAAGCTGGCGAGCGTCTGA
- the cysW gene encoding sulfate ABC transporter permease subunit CysW, whose translation MSQSSIAAASSANAARRGSATSRRILIGLGWLVFALFLLLPLFIVVSQGLKNGLGAFFTAIFEPDALSALKLTVIAVLISVPLNLVFGVSAAWCVSKYSFRGKSILVTLIDLPFSVSPVIAGLVYVLMFGAQGLFGPWLSDHDIQIVFALPGIVLATIFVTVPFVARELIPLMQEQGTQEEEAARLLGANGWQMFWHVTVPNIKWGLIYGVVLCTARAMGEFGAVSVVSGHIRGVTNTLPLHVEILYNEYNHVAAFAVASLLLILALFILLLKQWSENRINRLRASAAEE comes from the coding sequence ATGTCCCAATCGTCCATTGCCGCCGCGTCCTCGGCCAATGCCGCCCGGCGTGGCAGTGCCACTTCGCGGCGGATCCTGATCGGCCTTGGCTGGCTGGTCTTTGCCCTGTTCCTGCTGCTGCCGCTGTTCATCGTGGTGTCCCAGGGCCTGAAGAACGGCCTGGGGGCGTTTTTCACCGCGATCTTCGAACCCGACGCCCTGTCGGCGTTGAAACTGACGGTGATCGCCGTGCTGATCTCGGTGCCGCTGAACCTGGTGTTCGGCGTCAGCGCCGCCTGGTGCGTGAGCAAGTACAGCTTTCGCGGCAAAAGCATCCTGGTGACCCTGATCGACCTGCCGTTTTCGGTGTCGCCAGTGATCGCCGGCCTGGTTTACGTGCTGATGTTCGGCGCCCAGGGCCTGTTCGGCCCGTGGCTGTCCGACCATGACATCCAGATCGTCTTCGCGCTGCCGGGCATCGTCCTGGCGACCATCTTCGTCACCGTGCCCTTCGTCGCCCGTGAACTGATCCCGCTGATGCAGGAGCAGGGCACCCAGGAAGAAGAGGCCGCCCGGTTGCTGGGCGCCAACGGCTGGCAGATGTTCTGGCATGTCACCGTGCCGAACATCAAGTGGGGCCTGATCTACGGCGTGGTGCTCTGCACGGCGCGGGCGATGGGTGAATTCGGCGCGGTATCGGTGGTTTCCGGGCACATTCGCGGGGTGACCAACACCCTGCCGCTGCACGTCGAGATCCTCTACAACGAATACAACCACGTGGCCGCGTTCGCCGTGGCGAGCCTGTTGCTGATCCTGGCGCTCTTCATCCTGCTGCTCAAGCAGTGGAGCGAAAACCGAATCAACCGCCTGCGCGCCAGCGCCGCGGAGGAATAA
- the cysT gene encoding sulfate ABC transporter permease subunit CysT — MSRRISPVIPGFGLTLGYTLVYLSLIVLIPLAAMFVHAAQLTWDQFWNIISAPRVIAALKLSFGTALYAAIINGIIGTLLAWVLVRYTFPGRKIIDAMVDLPFALPTAVAGIALTALYTPTGLVGQFAADLGFKIAYSPLGITLALTFVTLPFVVRTVQPVLADIPREVEEAAACLGARPLQVFRHILVPALLPAWLTGFALAFARGVGEYGSVIFIAGNMPMKTEILPLLIMVKLDQYDYTGATSIGVLMLVVSFVLLLLINLLQRRIETP, encoded by the coding sequence ATGTCGCGTCGTATCTCCCCCGTCATACCCGGCTTCGGGCTGACGCTGGGCTACACCTTGGTGTACCTCAGCCTGATTGTGCTCATACCGCTGGCGGCGATGTTCGTGCATGCCGCCCAGCTCACCTGGGACCAGTTCTGGAACATCATTTCGGCCCCGCGGGTGATTGCGGCGTTGAAGCTGAGCTTCGGTACCGCCCTGTACGCAGCCATCATCAACGGCATCATCGGCACGCTGCTGGCCTGGGTGCTGGTGCGCTACACCTTCCCCGGCCGCAAGATCATCGATGCGATGGTCGACCTGCCGTTCGCACTGCCCACCGCAGTGGCCGGTATCGCGCTGACCGCGCTGTACACCCCGACCGGGCTGGTCGGGCAGTTCGCCGCCGACCTCGGTTTCAAGATCGCCTACAGCCCGCTGGGCATCACCCTGGCGCTGACCTTCGTGACCCTGCCGTTCGTGGTCCGTACGGTGCAGCCGGTGCTCGCCGACATTCCCCGTGAAGTCGAAGAGGCCGCCGCCTGCCTGGGCGCCCGGCCGCTGCAGGTGTTCCGCCATATCCTGGTACCGGCGCTGCTGCCGGCCTGGCTGACCGGCTTTGCCCTGGCCTTTGCCCGTGGCGTCGGCGAGTACGGCTCGGTGATCTTCATCGCCGGCAACATGCCGATGAAGACCGAGATCCTGCCGCTGCTGATCATGGTCAAGCTCGACCAGTACGACTACACCGGCGCGACTTCCATTGGCGTGCTGATGCTGGTGGTTTCCTTTGTCCTGTTGCTGCTGATCAACTTGCTGCAGCGGCGTATCGAAACCCCATAA
- a CDS encoding sulfate ABC transporter substrate-binding protein: protein MSSIRRYALAALASAMFAGSAVAKDYELLNVSYDPTRELYQDYNAEFTSFWKQAHPGDNVKIQQSHGGSGKQGRAVIDGLRADVVTLALAGDIDEIAKLGKTLPVDWQKRLPDASTPYTSTIVFLVRKGNPKGIKDWGDLIKKDVSVITPNPKTSGGARWNFLAAWAYGLKAGGSEAKAQEYVKELFKHVPVLDTGARGSTITFVNNGQGDVLLAWENEAFLALKEDGGADKFDIVVPSLSILAEPPVAVVDKNAEKKGNTEIATEYLKHLYSPAGQEIAAKNFYRPRDEKVAAKYEKQFPKLQLVTIDKDFGGWKTAQPKFFNDGGVFDQIYQAQ from the coding sequence ATGTCGTCGATTCGCCGTTACGCCCTGGCTGCGCTCGCCAGCGCCATGTTTGCCGGTTCCGCCGTTGCCAAGGATTACGAACTGCTCAATGTGTCGTATGACCCGACCCGTGAGCTGTACCAGGACTACAACGCCGAATTCACCAGCTTCTGGAAACAGGCGCACCCTGGCGACAACGTGAAGATCCAGCAATCCCATGGTGGCTCCGGCAAACAGGGCCGTGCGGTGATCGACGGCCTGCGCGCCGACGTGGTGACCCTGGCTCTGGCCGGCGACATCGACGAAATCGCCAAGCTCGGCAAGACCCTGCCCGTGGATTGGCAGAAGCGTCTGCCGGACGCCAGCACGCCATACACCTCGACCATCGTGTTTCTGGTGCGCAAGGGCAATCCCAAGGGCATCAAGGACTGGGGCGACCTGATCAAGAAAGACGTGTCGGTCATCACCCCGAACCCGAAAACCTCCGGTGGTGCCCGCTGGAACTTCCTCGCCGCCTGGGCCTATGGCCTCAAGGCCGGTGGCAGCGAAGCCAAGGCCCAGGAATATGTGAAAGAGCTGTTCAAGCACGTGCCGGTCCTGGACACCGGTGCTCGCGGCTCGACCATCACCTTCGTCAACAACGGCCAGGGCGACGTCCTGCTGGCCTGGGAAAACGAAGCCTTCCTGGCCCTGAAGGAAGATGGCGGCGCCGACAAGTTCGATATCGTCGTGCCTTCGCTGTCGATTCTCGCCGAACCGCCGGTTGCGGTGGTCGACAAGAACGCCGAGAAGAAAGGCAACACCGAGATCGCCACCGAATACCTCAAGCACCTGTACAGCCCGGCTGGCCAGGAAATTGCGGCGAAGAACTTCTACCGTCCACGGGACGAGAAGGTCGCCGCCAAGTACGAGAAGCAATTCCCGAAACTGCAACTGGTGACTATCGACAAGGACTTCGGCGGCTGGAAAACTGCCCAACCGAAATTCTTCAATGACGGTGGCGTGTTCGACCAGATCTACCAGGCCCAGTGA
- the oscA gene encoding sulfur starvation response protein OscA: MSASLRSVDGQDEATILREIQSALRDLRFGAVEITVHNAQVVQIERKEKFRLQNPSNKPS; encoded by the coding sequence ATGAGCGCATCTCTGCGTAGCGTTGACGGCCAGGACGAAGCAACCATTCTGCGTGAGATCCAGAGCGCCTTGCGCGACCTGCGTTTTGGTGCGGTCGAGATCACCGTGCACAACGCCCAGGTGGTACAGATCGAGCGCAAGGAAAAATTCCGCCTGCAAAACCCCAGTAACAAACCCAGCTGA
- the dibA gene encoding phosphodiesterase DibA, whose translation MASSYRSALKAGVLYLLLSVLWIQLSQHVLNRFFDEPEQLVHWQIVRGYLWISVSAVLIFLIHARYQRFAQAAREQQSAVAVEDRERLRRAAAVFDCTREGVLVTNRDGLIVHVNRAFVAITGYQEAEVLGKRPSLFKSGRHSAEFYQKVYQALEASGEWNGEIWNRRKSGEIYPQWQTIRAVRDDQGQLSQYVAVFSDITAIKNSQHELSQLAHYDPLTGLPNRLLFSDRTSQALASAQVHKRGCSLLLIDLDHFKIINDSLGHNIGDQLLKAVGERLQGLFGIGISLARLGGDEFAVLAENCPQVVQAAALAQRVIEGLKEPFLLDGHQLFINASIGISLFPSDALNAEQLLRNADSALFKAKSAGREGYALYTEELTAHAQHRVEMAGELRRALEQHELRVYYQPVHELRGSRLVGVEALVRWEHPQRGLVSPGEFIPIAERTGLIAEIDAWVMEQACRQMCQWQQDGLALSFIAVNVSSRLFARRELYQQVAKVLDDTGLDPALLELEVTESAVMDDPEVALEQLHRLRELGVSLAIDDFGTGYSSLLRLKRLPVQKLKIDQGFVAGLPWDEDDAAIVRVVIALAQSMGMQVHAEGIEQQEQAGFLLEQGCDLGQGYWFGRPVPAPRLDWQHAPQICATV comes from the coding sequence ATGGCAAGTTCATACCGCAGTGCCTTGAAGGCGGGAGTGTTGTACCTGTTGTTGTCGGTCCTCTGGATCCAGCTCAGCCAGCACGTGTTGAACCGTTTTTTCGATGAACCCGAGCAACTGGTGCATTGGCAGATCGTTCGCGGCTACCTGTGGATAAGCGTCAGTGCGGTGCTGATTTTCCTGATCCATGCGCGCTACCAGCGGTTTGCCCAGGCCGCGCGGGAGCAGCAATCCGCAGTGGCGGTCGAGGATCGCGAGCGCCTGCGTCGGGCCGCAGCGGTGTTCGACTGCACCCGCGAAGGGGTGTTGGTCACCAACCGCGATGGCTTGATCGTCCACGTCAACCGGGCGTTCGTCGCCATTACCGGTTATCAGGAGGCCGAGGTGCTGGGCAAGCGGCCGAGCCTGTTCAAGTCCGGGCGCCATTCGGCCGAGTTCTACCAGAAGGTCTATCAGGCCCTGGAGGCGAGTGGCGAGTGGAATGGCGAGATCTGGAACCGGCGCAAGAGTGGCGAAATCTACCCGCAGTGGCAGACGATCCGGGCGGTTCGCGATGATCAGGGCCAGCTCAGCCAGTATGTCGCAGTGTTTTCCGATATCACCGCGATCAAGAACTCGCAGCACGAGTTGAGCCAACTGGCGCACTACGATCCCCTGACCGGCCTGCCCAATCGCCTGTTGTTTTCCGACCGAACCTCCCAGGCCCTGGCTTCGGCGCAGGTGCACAAGCGCGGCTGCTCCCTGCTGCTGATCGACCTCGACCATTTCAAGATCATCAACGACAGCCTTGGCCACAATATCGGCGACCAGTTGCTCAAGGCGGTGGGCGAGCGCCTGCAGGGCCTGTTCGGCATCGGGATCAGCCTGGCGCGGCTGGGTGGCGACGAGTTTGCCGTGCTGGCCGAGAACTGTCCGCAGGTAGTCCAGGCGGCCGCCCTCGCCCAACGGGTGATCGAAGGGCTGAAGGAGCCGTTCCTGCTTGACGGCCACCAGCTGTTTATCAATGCCAGCATCGGCATCAGCCTGTTCCCCAGCGATGCGCTGAATGCCGAGCAATTGCTGCGCAACGCCGACTCGGCGCTGTTCAAGGCCAAGAGCGCCGGCCGCGAGGGGTACGCGCTGTACACCGAGGAGCTGACGGCCCATGCCCAACATCGGGTGGAAATGGCCGGTGAGCTGCGCCGGGCGCTGGAGCAGCATGAATTGCGGGTGTACTACCAGCCGGTGCATGAACTGCGGGGCAGTCGCCTGGTCGGGGTCGAGGCTCTGGTGCGCTGGGAGCATCCGCAGCGTGGCCTGGTTTCGCCCGGTGAATTCATTCCGATTGCCGAGCGCACCGGATTGATCGCCGAGATCGATGCCTGGGTCATGGAACAGGCCTGCCGGCAGATGTGCCAGTGGCAGCAGGACGGCCTGGCGCTGTCGTTCATTGCGGTGAATGTCTCCAGCCGGCTGTTTGCCCGGCGCGAGCTGTACCAGCAGGTGGCCAAGGTCCTGGACGACACGGGCCTGGACCCGGCACTGCTCGAACTGGAAGTGACCGAAAGCGCGGTAATGGACGATCCCGAAGTCGCGCTGGAGCAGTTGCATCGTCTGCGTGAGCTGGGAGTGAGCCTGGCGATCGACGACTTCGGTACCGGCTATTCCTCGCTGTTGCGGCTCAAGCGTTTGCCGGTGCAGAAGCTCAAGATCGACCAGGGCTTCGTCGCCGGCCTGCCTTGGGACGAAGACGACGCGGCGATCGTGCGCGTGGTGATCGCTCTGGCGCAGAGCATGGGCATGCAGGTGCATGCCGAGGGTATCGAGCAGCAGGAACAGGCGGGTTTCCTGCTGGAGCAGGGGTGCGACCTGGGCCAGGGTTACTGGTTCGGTCGGCCGGTGCCGGCGCCCAGGCTGGATTGGCAGCATGCCCCGCAGATCTGCGCAACGGTCTGA
- the desA gene encoding delta-9 fatty acid desaturase DesA, whose protein sequence is MWYNGFLDLSAWQLVAVTLLMTHVTIVGVTVYLHRYSAHRSLELNGGLKHFFRFWLWLTTAQNTREWTAIHRKHHAKCETVDDPHSPVVLGLSTVLRTGAELYRAEARNAETLRIYGKNCPDDWLERNLYSRYKMLGVALMGIIDLLLFGAIGITIWAIQMMWIPFWAAGVINGLGHAIGYRNFECRDAATNLVPWGILIGGEELHNNHHTYPNSAKLSVKAWEFDLGWAWIKVFSFLRLARVQRVAPIAHRVEGKGHLDMDTAMAILNNRFQIMAQYRKLVIAPLVKQELAKVDHSVRQKFRRAKRLLSRETSLLNDKHQLHIEGMLEHSQALKVIYEKRLALQQIWVKTSSNGHDMLAAIKDWVHEAEASGIHSLREFANQLKTYSLRPSAA, encoded by the coding sequence ATGTGGTACAACGGTTTCCTTGACCTGTCAGCCTGGCAACTGGTGGCGGTCACCCTGTTGATGACCCACGTGACCATCGTCGGCGTCACGGTTTATCTGCACCGCTATTCCGCCCACCGCTCCCTGGAGCTGAACGGCGGTCTCAAGCACTTCTTCCGTTTCTGGCTGTGGCTGACCACGGCACAGAATACCCGCGAGTGGACCGCAATCCACCGTAAACATCACGCAAAATGCGAAACTGTCGATGATCCCCACAGTCCGGTGGTCCTCGGCCTCTCGACCGTGCTGCGCACCGGGGCCGAACTGTACCGGGCCGAGGCACGCAACGCCGAGACCCTGCGCATCTACGGCAAGAACTGCCCGGACGACTGGCTGGAGCGCAACCTCTACAGCCGCTACAAGATGCTGGGCGTGGCGCTGATGGGTATTATCGACCTGCTGTTGTTCGGCGCCATCGGCATCACCATCTGGGCGATCCAGATGATGTGGATTCCGTTCTGGGCCGCCGGCGTGATCAACGGCCTGGGCCATGCCATCGGCTATCGCAACTTCGAGTGCCGCGACGCCGCCACCAACCTGGTGCCCTGGGGCATCCTGATCGGCGGCGAAGAGTTGCACAACAACCATCACACCTATCCCAACTCGGCCAAGCTCTCGGTGAAGGCATGGGAGTTCGACCTGGGTTGGGCCTGGATCAAGGTCTTCAGCTTCCTGCGTCTGGCCAGGGTACAGCGTGTCGCGCCGATCGCCCACCGGGTCGAGGGCAAGGGCCACCTGGACATGGACACCGCGATGGCGATTCTCAACAACCGCTTCCAGATCATGGCCCAGTACCGCAAGCTGGTGATCGCTCCGCTGGTGAAACAGGAACTGGCCAAGGTCGATCATTCCGTGCGCCAGAAATTCCGCCGGGCCAAGCGCCTGCTGTCGCGCGAGACCAGCCTGCTCAACGACAAGCACCAATTGCATATCGAAGGCATGCTGGAGCACAGCCAGGCGCTGAAAGTAATTTACGAGAAACGCCTGGCGCTACAACAGATCTGGGTCAAGACCAGTTCGAATGGCCACGACATGCTCGCGGCGATCAAGGACTGGGTCCATGAAGCCGAGGCCAGCGGTATTCATTCGCTGCGCGAGTTCGCCAATCAGCTGAAAACCTACTCCCTGCGCCCCAGCGCCGCCTGA